DNA from Camelus dromedarius isolate mCamDro1 chromosome X, mCamDro1.pat, whole genome shotgun sequence:
atttagctttttaaaaaaattggtaagcaaatattttgttcaaaagaaaaatatacataaatttcaGGTCAGCCTTATATTTcacttatcattattattaatatttcatatgaGCTGCATCTAAATTAGGTTAAATTCAGTTTCATTATTACCAAATCATCAAGTGGATATGTTTGATATTAATAATTACTAAGGGATTACAAATATTCCCAAACAGGGAATTAATCAGTGCTTTATCTGGAATCAAGGAATAGACGTAAATATCCTGTTACACTAAAGTCTTCTCTTATTTTTACTGGATGGGAATATGAAGaatttaatcaagaaaaaaatgatcctTATATTCTATCAAGTTTCACTTCCATTATTTAAGGCTTTCAGTTATGTAATACTATAATGAGATCACGGTAATAATgtcaaaataaacatattttaactcATGATGAAATGTTCAACAGAGTCCCCTGGATGTGAACCTTCCTGCAAAACGTTTTGTTATTGTGTTTTCAACTGGCAAAATTTTAATAAACCAAAGACTGAAGAAGCACAAAAAGCAAATGAGATAACATTAAAtcatatctcattttttaaaacggCAAATTTATGCCAACACTAACAGAAATGTAACCATTATGGTTGTATTGACACTTCTGATTGTAATTTCATGCCATTTTCACCATCATGTTGGGATAACAATATTGAAAGAGCAATCTTTTGAACAAATtgactgaaagaaaccatgtgaGCCTATAAACAATTTCAGATTTttatcaacaaaaataaaatctgttcttTGACAATTCCACAGAATGTAACAAAAGTATATTTTGTGGTAGTTTTTAATGAGGGGTTAGAGAAACAAAGtaacaggattttaaaatatttttctggtcATACATATTAACAGATGCCTATGACCTGCATGTTCATCTCAGGTACTCTACATTCCTATCTGTAGGAAAAGAAGAGTAATTTATTTAAGAGGACTTAACTAATgacaacacatttctaaaatggACTTAAAATCTTTCCAAAGTGCTGAGGGAGAACTGTTAAATGGTTAGAAACAATCAAATTCTGACCATATCATTGGATTacaaatttttatatactttttgctTTTTCAATGAATGAGTAcaaccaatttaaaaattagtacaGAAGCATttgaaaatggcaaattttaaagTGCACTGCCAAAGTGCTATAATTGTTATCCACAAACGTACATACAAACAGCATCGAGTTAGAATATTTCAGAGCAACTCATAGTGTTTGCTAGAACTACATGgtgaaaaattttggaaaaatagaaaaaatacatgtCTCACTAAAATCTTACATAAAATATCCCCACTATTATTTGGTTAATATATAAACACACTGAATTCTAAATccagaaaataatttctgaatgCACACTCAGACTTGAAGTAAATACTGTGACTGAAAAACGAGCCATGCGGAGAATGGCTGAGAGATGGTGACCATGAAAATTACTTtcctaattgaaaaaaaagagatcaaCACAAGGACTGATGTGCACATGCTATAGAATAGGTTGGAGAGGGAGCAGAGCTTGCAGATGGTAACAGACATGAATTAAGGTGGAAGAGAAACAAGTGGTTATAAACAAAAGTGATCAAGAAACTCAGAAGAGTAGAATGAAagttgagatatatatatatatatgtatacacagatatatatacatatatacatgtacaatTAATAATTACTAAGCAAAATTCATTTGTAATGTGAGTTAGGTAAATTTTAATATGACCTACAATTGAAACTTTGCCACAATTATCTCACAAAATTGTGAGGAAGAGATATAACAATTGTGAAATTGCCACATAAATTGTAAAATGCTATACTCATGTAAGACAATATTActcaaaatgcaaataaaaactctCATTCCAACCCTGACATAAGGCAAACAATGAGCTCTCCAGGGCAGAGAGGtgagaaaatcttactctggtccATTCCCAGATTTTCATGGAACCACAAGCTCTCCAGTCATTCTATGGGATGGTTTTGCATGCAGAGCAAAAATACTATAACTTGGTCTAATGGACATGTTGGCAAAGTCACATGAATTGCATGGAGAAAAATCATTAATCTGTAGAAGAAACAGATTCCCTTTCCTGCTTCTCAATCTGCTTAAAGCTCTACTTTTTGCCACAAGTATGATATTAAATTAGACTAAACTTTTATTTAAGAAAGGGAATAAGAGGGGCAGGTAAGGTGACAAAAATTCactaaaacataacaaaatacacAACATTTTCCCTCCAAAGCTAATTTCTAAGATAGAAAAAGATGTCTGAAATGCATCAGGTATGTGGACATCACAATGACAGCTTTACAGTTAGGGAACTGAGGGTTAGTGAGAGGAAATGACTTATTTAAGGCCACTTATTCAACACCACAATGTCAGTATTTCTGGGTCTGAGTCACATTAAGTCCCTGGCACGTTCACCAACACAGCCTTTCATCAAAAATAGAGACTAGAAAGATAAACATGTAAAAAGAACCAACCCAAATGTTCAGCTTTCTTCTTAGTGCCactattaaattttagaaatatttcagcATTGTGTAAAATTTCCATTAAATTGTTAAGGTTAAACACTAGTTCCATGTTCTCTGATCATTTATTCTCAATGCACTCTCCATCGTTAGGAGCAAATACAACAGTTAATCATCATAAAAGGTCCTAAAATATTCAAGAGCACAAAATCATGAAAACAGAGCTGAAATAACCTTAGAAACGACCTATTCAAATCActtgattttataaataaggaaattaaggctcagatacgtaagtgacttgctcaggtaCACACAACTTGTCCCAGTTCCAGGCTCAAGATCACAATTTAAATCTCCAAAATTCTAGCCCAgggctctgttctttttcaaaccTGTAAGAAATAACTGCATTTAAACATTTAGTCCAGAATATTCTTAAAATTGAGTATCATCAATAAAAGTAAGCCATGTGGCAAGGAATGAATAGAGTTTAGTTCATACCAAAAATGAGCTGCCAGTCACTGTGATAAGGTCTGTTTCTTTCTGAGACCCATGGTTTCCTGCTGGATTGGAGAATCCAAACTGGGTTTCTTCCTCCTGTCCAAAGAAGTCGGAGCCAGGATGTACACTCCATTCCGTTTTGGTTGGCGGAAGTAGTTCTGAGACACTGTTTTCACAAAGGGTGCTTGAAGGAGTCAGAGCATCTGTGTCTACTGTTAGCTTGCTGCTGGGGGTCAAAGCTTGGGGCTCTTGACTCGAGTTTTTCATAGCCAAAGAGCCCAGAGATCCCAAGGACCCCGCACTTAGACTTGAGACGTCATCCATATCTAAGGGGCTCTGCTGAAAACCGGCAGCTGTCGTTCCAAAAAAGAGTGAGGTATCCAGACTTTGAGGAAGGTCGCTGGTGGCCATCAAGGCCGGAGGGTCCACAGCCTGCCctaaggaattattattattggcAGGGAGGTTCCCTGCCAGAGTTGAGTTCACAGAAGCCACATCAATAGTCAGGATTCCAGAGTTCACCAATGCCGTGTCCAGCACTGCAGCAGAACTATTACCAGGCACATCAGAGAAGAGAGACACTAGCTCTGCATCACTGAGGTCATTCTGCCCCTGGCTGGTAAGTTCACTGCTAGGCGTAAGAGAATTTGCAGCTTCTAGCTGAGCTAAGAGATCCTGGCGGAGGTTGTGCCTTTTGGCCATGTGGGTCTTCATGCTATGCTTGGATGTGAAGAGTTTATTACAAGTGGAGACCGGGCATCGGCTTTTCCAAGTGTCCACATCCTGCAAGTGTTTCTTGGAGTGAATGTAGAGACTACTGCGAGCAGAGAACCTGGCACAGCAGCCTTCCACAGGGCACACAAAAGGCTTTGTACCCAAGTGGGTTATGCTGTGGCCTTTCAGGTGTTCGGCCCTTGTGAAAGATTTCCCACAGCCTTCCACAGGGCACATGAACCTCCGGTCATCGTCGTGCTTCCTTTTGTGCCTTAGGAGTTTGGACATGCTGGTGAAGTTCCAGCCACAGCCCTCAAAGTCACAAAGGAACGGTCTCTCGCCGGTGTGGCTCCGAAGGTGAATTTTCAGCCGACAAGCCTTGTCGTACTGTTTGCTGCAGCCAGGAAAGGAGCAGGAAAAGAGTTCCTGTTCCCTGAAGTGGGCGCGGTTATGAGAAAACAGGGCACTCACTGTGATAAACGTCTTCTTGCAGCCAGAAAACGCGCACTGGTAGGGCCTCTCAGGCTCGAAGTGGCTGCGCTGGTGGGCACTGAGCTTGGCTTGCGTGGGGAAGGTCTCCTCGCAGACCTCGCATTTGAATGAGTTCTCCTGCTCGTGGCCCTTCATGTGCGCTTTGAGGTTATACACGGTGGTGAAGCTCTTGCCACAGCCCTCTGCCGGACAGCCGAAGGGCCTCAGTTTGTCGTGCGACTGCAGGTGCCTTTTGAGCTTGTAGGAGGTGGTAAAGGTCCAGCCGCAGCCGCCCAGGGGGCACTTGAAGGGCCGCTGGCCCTGGCTGCTGCTGTGCGTCAGCAGGTGCACCTTTAGCTGGTGCTTCTTGGCGAAGGTTTGTCCGCACTGCGCCTCAGGACACAGGTACAGCACCACGCCCTGGCCCGGGCCGCCGGGCCCGCGGGGGCTCGCAGCAGCAGCCgggccctctgcttcctcctcggGAGCAGGGGCGGGCGCGGGTTCGGCCCGCTCCGCCAGCAGGAGGTCAGGCGGCAGCTCAGGACAGTCGCCAGGCTGC
Protein-coding regions in this window:
- the LOC105106771 gene encoding zinc finger X-linked protein ZXDB translates to MEIPRLLPARGTRQGGGAGSPGGGGRIHGGPDPRAGQAPARRLLLLRGPQDGGPGRRREEARAASPGPGPGPSPLAPRPDHAGGGGGGGGGGGGSCGGGGSGSDDFFLVLLDPVGGDVETAGAGQAAGPVWREEAGLGPRLQGDESGANPEGRPCLGPSSLSAIPAPVPALAPIPAAGLGPAAAFAGTVTIHNQNLLLRFENGVLTLATPPPPAWAPGVAPAPQPGGLIVPPAGIPHAAQPGDCPELPPDLLLAERAEPAPAPAPEEEAEGPAAAASPRGPGGPGQGVVLYLCPEAQCGQTFAKKHQLKVHLLTHSSSQGQRPFKCPLGGCGWTFTTSYKLKRHLQSHDKLRPFGCPAEGCGKSFTTVYNLKAHMKGHEQENSFKCEVCEETFPTQAKLSAHQRSHFEPERPYQCAFSGCKKTFITVSALFSHNRAHFREQELFSCSFPGCSKQYDKACRLKIHLRSHTGERPFLCDFEGCGWNFTSMSKLLRHKRKHDDDRRFMCPVEGCGKSFTRAEHLKGHSITHLGTKPFVCPVEGCCARFSARSSLYIHSKKHLQDVDTWKSRCPVSTCNKLFTSKHSMKTHMAKRHNLRQDLLAQLEAANSLTPSSELTSQGQNDLSDAELVSLFSDVPGNSSAAVLDTALVNSGILTIDVASVNSTLAGNLPANNNNSLGQAVDPPALMATSDLPQSLDTSLFFGTTAAGFQQSPLDMDDVSSLSAGSLGSLGSLAMKNSSQEPQALTPSSKLTVDTDALTPSSTLCENSVSELLPPTKTEWSVHPGSDFFGQEEETQFGFSNPAGNHGSQKETDLITVTGSSFLV